cgtcgacagtgctctcaagctgcacttgctcagcaacaatctgctcactgatgcgcagtttgggttccgccagggcagcTCGGCTCCTAACttggttacagccttggttcaaaaatggacaatagtgctgaactccagtggtgaggtgagagtgactgcccttgacatcaaggcagcatttgactgagtatggcatcaaggagccctagcaaaactggagtcaatggtaatcGTTGGGggaaactccccactggttggagtcatacctagtacaaaggaaggtggttgtggctgttggaggtcaatcatctcagctccagggcatcactgcaggagtttctcagggcagagtcctaggcttaaccatcttcagctgcttcagcaatgaccttccctccatcataaggtcagaagttgggatatttgctgatgattgcacattgttcagtaccatttgcgactcctcatactgaagcagcccgtccatatgcagcaagacctgtatgacatccagccttgggctggtaagtggcaagtaacattcgtgccatgcaagtgccacgcaatgaccatctccaacaaaagaaatctaaccatctccccttgacattcaatggtattgttGAATCTCCCAGTATCAACACCAGTATcctaggggcaccattgaccagaagctaaactggaccagccgcaAAAATGCTGTGgcaacaaaagcaggtcagagactgggaattctgcagcgagtaacttgcctcctgtctctccaatgcctgtccaccatctacaaggcgtaagtcaggagtgtgatggaatactctccacttgcctggatgggtgcagctccaacaactcgaagcttgacatcatccaggaaaaagcagcccgcttgattggcatcccatccaccaccttcaacatacactcccttcaccactgatgcacagtggtagcagtgtgtaccatctacaagatgcgctgcaagaTGCAATAACACTTGGCTGACTTGAGTATCTGTGAACTGCATAACTTATCCTCAGGTTGCCTTTGGgttagggttctgatgaaaggtcacagactgaaacgttaactctgcttctctcaccacaggtgcggcctgctgagtatttccagcactttctatttttattacatAACTTTCCCTCCTTACCAGCTTGATGGGTTGGCAATTTATTCAATCTCAACAAACTGGTTATAAAGGAATCATTATTCTGGGCCTGATTGACCTTAAAGACTTACTGGTAATATCTACATATTATAATATCTTAAATTCAAAGTCTTGTGTTTGTATAATTGGGAACAGCAAGAGACTGAAGCATTCAAGCTGCTTTTCTCTACCAATGCTCCCAATCCCCTCCTTTGTGCACCTTTCTCATCCCTCTTCTCTTGGCCTCTCCTTTCTGCTTATCTTTTGTATTATTCTGTCTTATTCAGTCAAAAACCTAGCTGATTTTTTAATGGACCCTCCTAAGGGCTTGCACTAAATGCTGCTGTCCCAACACAGATTGGGTTTGAACCTGGGACTTCCCTGGTTTGTCCGACTCAATCATTGTACAAGGTAATTATCAGTGAAGTTTTGAATATGTTAGGAATAATTGCAAACAAAAGATAAGATTTAAACTTGTTTTCTTTCCTTTTTTGAAGGACTATGGCTTTGTGCACATGGAAGACGTTGAGGCAGCACAGAGAGCGATCTCCCACCTGAACCATTACAAGCTTCGGGGATTCTCCATTATTGTGGCATTCAGCAAGAGCAAGATTATATCCTCCTCCAAGCTGCATGTAGCTAATGTTAGCTCTCGTTGCAGCAAGCAAGAGCTGAGCGCTTTGTTTGAGAAATATGGACCTGTCGTCAAATGCAGGATTATAAAGAATGATGCATttgtggagatggagagaggggaggatgccAAAGAAGCTATGAGAGCTCTTAGTGACACAGATTTCAAAGGTGAACTAACTGGGGGATGATATGGTAGCTATACAGTCTCTCCGGTAATAGGAATTTATTTTCCCTTGCGGTGTTTTCCTGTCAGAATCCTGTCAAAGATTTATTGCTTATCCTGTTCACTCTTTGTCTGAAATTCTGTGTTTCTCCCCTTCTCCCGAAGATGCTAACCCCTCCTGGACATAGTCCCAGGGAGGCTGATAGCATTCAGTACCTCACTCATTTGGTTATTCTACATGTGTGTACCTTGACAGTCAGTATCAGCAGGCTAATTCACTGTGGGACTCAGCGTTGCAGCCATGCCAGATCCTGTCTTTACTCCATTTGCACTTTTCATAAGGAGTCAGGGAGTTGTGATGAGGAACTGGTACCTTCGCTGTATCTTTTCCCCCACCTGGTAGGACCCCAACTGACtccctgagatcaactaactcagcatagATTGGGGATTGAGCTAGGGACTATTGCAATCTGTAGGGCCCAGTATACGATGTGATACATTTACCCACTAAGAGACATCCATTGCATTTCATAGCAGAATTTACTTTCTGGAAGGTGACAAATATTAATTTGCACCGGCCATTCCTGCCCATTACCAGGTTAGTCTTAACTCACTTCAAGTGGTGACATTTAAAGCAGCATAAAGACTGGGCCAAATGAGGGCCAGTTAGCATAGATTTACAATGGGCAGTGTGTACTTAACTGATTGAATTATTTGAGCAAATAACAGTTGTACAGCCAAGAAGAGTAAAATGGGTATTGCCTATATGGATTTTTTGAAGGCAAGAGACTTGTGAAAATTGCAACACACAGCATT
The nucleotide sequence above comes from Heterodontus francisci isolate sHetFra1 chromosome 29, sHetFra1.hap1, whole genome shotgun sequence. Encoded proteins:
- the LOC137346198 gene encoding RNA-binding protein 4B-like isoform X3, translating into MVKLFVGKLPPEVRRDEVQPLFEQFGAVSECDLVKDYGFVHMEDVEAAQRAISHLNHYKLRGFSIIVAFSKSKIISSSKLHVANVSSRCSKQELSALFEKYGPVVKCRIIKNDAFVEMERGEDAKEAMRALSDTDFKGSNLQ
- the LOC137346198 gene encoding RNA-binding protein 4B-like isoform X2, yielding MVKLFVGKLPPEVRRDEVQPLFEQFGAVSECDLVKDYGFVHMEDVEAAQRAISHLNHYKLRGFSIIVAFSKSKIISSSKLHVANVSSRCSKQELSALFEKYGPVVKCRIIKNDAFVEMERGEDAKEAMRALSDTDFKGPMAYLFG